A genomic window from Bradyrhizobium lupini includes:
- a CDS encoding DUF6285 domain-containing protein produces the protein MQDEPTPIELTKSVADFLRNDIAPLIYGHQAFKLRVAINILDLVTRQLTREEGSDAAEVERLRALLGMDGSVTDLNRTLAERIAKGEVDLATPGLAEHLWQTTMDKLAVDQPNYASYKRELSRSG, from the coding sequence ATGCAGGACGAGCCGACCCCGATCGAGCTGACGAAGTCGGTCGCCGATTTCCTCCGCAACGACATCGCGCCGCTGATCTACGGCCATCAGGCCTTCAAGCTGCGCGTCGCCATCAACATCCTCGACCTCGTGACGCGGCAGTTGACGCGGGAGGAGGGGAGCGACGCCGCTGAGGTGGAGCGGCTGCGTGCTCTGCTCGGCATGGACGGCTCGGTGACCGATCTCAACCGCACGCTGGCCGAGCGCATCGCCAAGGGCGAGGTCGATCTAGCGACGCCCGGCCTTGCCGAGCATCTGTGGCAGACGACCATGGACAAGCTTGCGGTGGACCAGCCGAATTACGCGTCGTACAAACGCGAACTCTCGCGAAGCGGGTAG
- a CDS encoding acyl-CoA dehydrogenase family protein, with protein MDFSLPADLVAYLAELDLFIEQEIKPLEAADDNIRFFDHRREWARTDFENGGLPRHEWEALLRKAKDLADAAGHLRFAVPKQYGGKNGSNLWMAVIREHFAAKGLGLHNDLQNEHSIVGNFPVATMLDRYGRDDQKAMIDGSIKGKYRITFGLTEPNHGSDATHMEARAVPATRDNVKGWIINGEKMWTTGMHVATHCALFARTSGNDGDARGITCFLVPATSHGVKIEEYMWTFNMPTDHPRVSFTDVFVPEDALFGEDGRGLSLAQCFVHQNRIRQAASSLGAAVYCINESVKYARERKPFGKALAENQAIQFPLVELATQAEMLRLLIRKTAWEMDKLTEEQIERTLSDRVSMCNYWANRLCCESADRAMQVHGGMGYSRHKPFEHIYRHHRRYRITEGSEEIQIRKVAGFLFGYMGPGKH; from the coding sequence GTGGATTTCTCGCTGCCTGCCGATCTCGTCGCCTATCTCGCAGAGCTCGACCTTTTCATCGAACAAGAGATCAAGCCGCTGGAGGCGGCCGACGATAACATCCGCTTCTTCGATCACCGCCGCGAATGGGCGCGCACCGATTTCGAGAATGGCGGCCTGCCGCGCCACGAATGGGAGGCGCTGCTGCGCAAGGCCAAGGATCTCGCAGACGCCGCCGGCCATTTGCGTTTTGCGGTGCCGAAGCAATATGGCGGCAAGAATGGCTCCAACCTCTGGATGGCGGTCATCCGCGAGCACTTTGCCGCCAAGGGCCTCGGCCTGCACAACGACCTCCAGAACGAGCATTCCATCGTCGGCAACTTCCCCGTCGCCACCATGCTCGATCGCTACGGACGCGACGACCAGAAGGCGATGATCGACGGCTCGATCAAGGGCAAGTACCGCATCACCTTCGGCCTGACCGAGCCAAATCACGGCTCTGACGCCACCCATATGGAAGCGCGCGCGGTGCCCGCGACCCGTGACAACGTCAAGGGCTGGATCATCAACGGCGAGAAGATGTGGACGACCGGCATGCACGTCGCCACGCATTGCGCGCTGTTCGCGCGCACGTCAGGCAATGACGGCGATGCCCGCGGCATCACCTGCTTCCTGGTGCCGGCCACGAGCCATGGCGTGAAGATCGAAGAGTATATGTGGACCTTCAACATGCCGACCGATCATCCCCGCGTTAGCTTTACGGACGTGTTCGTGCCGGAGGATGCGCTGTTCGGCGAGGACGGTCGCGGCCTGTCGCTGGCGCAATGTTTTGTCCATCAAAACCGCATCCGGCAGGCAGCGAGTTCGTTGGGGGCAGCGGTCTACTGCATCAACGAGAGCGTGAAGTATGCGCGCGAGCGAAAACCGTTCGGCAAGGCGCTGGCCGAGAACCAGGCGATCCAATTCCCGCTGGTCGAGCTTGCGACGCAGGCCGAGATGTTGCGCCTGTTGATCCGCAAGACCGCCTGGGAAATGGACAAGCTCACCGAGGAGCAGATCGAGCGCACGCTCTCCGACCGCGTCTCGATGTGCAACTACTGGGCAAACCGCCTGTGTTGCGAGTCTGCCGACCGCGCCATGCAGGTTCACGGCGGCATGGGCTATTCACGCCACAAGCCGTTCGAGCACATTTACCGCCATCACCGCCGCTATCGCATCACCGAGGGCAGCGAGGAGATCCAGATCCGCAAGGTAGCGGGATTTTTGTTCGGCTATATGGGGCCGGGGAAGCATTGA
- a CDS encoding fatty acid--CoA ligase yields the protein MTTQPLANLADMVRERATSRGNAIAFEFEGRATSFAEFDVKTNKVANALIAMGVNKGQRIAYLGKNSDIYFELLMGAMKAGVVMAPVNWRLAGPEVAFIVSDCKAPVLFVGPEFITQVRQIKDQLPDVRSVITTEGGAPEWQDFTAWRDAQSGDDPKVPIDTKDIAIQLYTSGTTGKPKGAMLSHANFLNLVQTGNAEDKPEWNRWSTDDVSLVAMPIFHIGGSGWGVMGLYHGARGVIAREFDPTKVLDFFEQSGITKLFMVPAAMQFVVRQPRARTVDFSRLKYMLYGASPIPAALLKECIEIFKCGFVQMYGMTETTGTIVALPPEDHIEGLERMRSAGKALPGVEIAILDVDGKPLPPREVGEIATRSGSNMAGYWNLPEATAATLRGDGWLRTGDAGYMDEDGYLYIHDRIKDMIISGGENIYPAEVESALCDHPDVAEAAVIGIPDDKWGEAVKAVVVMKPGKQATATDIINFTRERIAGFKTPKSVEFLPALPRNPSGKILRRQLREPYWAGKDRRVN from the coding sequence ATGACCACACAGCCATTGGCCAATCTCGCCGACATGGTGCGCGAGCGCGCGACGAGCCGCGGCAACGCGATCGCCTTCGAGTTCGAGGGGCGCGCCACCAGCTTTGCCGAATTCGACGTCAAGACGAATAAAGTGGCCAATGCGCTGATCGCGATGGGTGTGAACAAGGGCCAGCGCATCGCCTATCTCGGCAAAAACAGCGATATCTATTTCGAGCTGCTGATGGGCGCGATGAAGGCCGGCGTGGTGATGGCGCCGGTGAACTGGCGGCTCGCGGGCCCCGAGGTCGCCTTCATCGTGAGCGATTGCAAAGCGCCGGTGCTGTTCGTGGGACCCGAGTTCATCACCCAGGTCCGCCAGATCAAGGACCAGTTGCCGGACGTGCGCAGCGTCATCACCACCGAAGGCGGCGCGCCGGAATGGCAGGATTTTACAGCCTGGCGCGATGCACAGAGTGGCGACGATCCCAAGGTGCCGATCGACACGAAGGACATCGCGATCCAGCTCTATACGTCGGGTACGACAGGCAAGCCGAAGGGCGCGATGCTGTCGCATGCGAACTTCCTCAACCTGGTGCAAACAGGTAATGCCGAGGACAAGCCCGAGTGGAACCGGTGGTCGACCGACGACGTGTCGCTGGTCGCGATGCCGATTTTCCATATCGGCGGCTCCGGCTGGGGCGTGATGGGGCTCTACCACGGCGCCCGCGGCGTGATCGCGCGCGAGTTCGATCCGACCAAGGTGCTGGATTTCTTCGAGCAGTCCGGCATCACAAAGCTGTTCATGGTGCCGGCGGCGATGCAGTTCGTGGTGCGGCAGCCGCGCGCGAGGACTGTCGATTTCTCGCGATTGAAATACATGCTGTACGGCGCCTCGCCGATACCGGCGGCGCTGCTGAAGGAATGCATCGAAATCTTCAAATGCGGCTTCGTGCAGATGTACGGCATGACCGAGACGACAGGCACCATCGTCGCGCTGCCGCCGGAGGATCATATCGAGGGCTTGGAGCGGATGCGCTCGGCCGGCAAGGCGCTACCGGGCGTCGAGATCGCGATCCTCGATGTTGACGGCAAGCCGCTGCCGCCGCGCGAGGTCGGCGAGATCGCGACGCGCTCGGGCTCCAACATGGCCGGCTACTGGAACCTGCCGGAGGCCACCGCCGCGACGTTGCGCGGCGACGGCTGGCTGCGCACGGGTGATGCCGGCTACATGGACGAAGACGGCTATCTCTACATCCACGACCGCATCAAGGACATGATCATCTCCGGCGGCGAGAACATCTACCCGGCAGAGGTCGAGAGCGCGCTGTGCGATCATCCCGACGTCGCGGAAGCTGCCGTGATCGGCATACCCGACGACAAATGGGGTGAGGCGGTGAAGGCCGTCGTAGTGATGAAGCCGGGCAAGCAGGCGACCGCCACCGACATCATCAACTTCACCCGCGAGCGCATCGCCGGCTTCAAGACGCCGAAGAGCGTGGAGTTCCTGCCGGCCCTGCCGCGCAATCCGTCAGGCAAGATTTTGCGACGGCAGTTGCGGGAGCCGTATTGGGCCGGGAAGGATAGAAGGGTGAATTAG
- the yghU gene encoding glutathione-dependent disulfide-bond oxidoreductase: MTDTPAYVPPKIWTWNKENGGQFASINRPIAGPTHDKELPVGRHPFQLYSLATPNGVKVTVMLEELLALGHKGAEYDAWLIRIGNGDQFGSGFVDINPNSKIPALMDRSGPEPIRVFESGSILFYLAEKFGAFLPKDIKSRTEAMSWLFWQMGSAPYLGGGFGHFYAYAPTKIEYAIDRFAMETKRQLDVLDRRLADNEYLAGSEYTIADMAVWPWYGALAKGLVYGAGEFLSVQDYKHVQRWTDQIAKRPAVKRGRMVNRVSGDPASQLHERHDASDFETKTQDKIGEVAAS; the protein is encoded by the coding sequence ATGACCGACACCCCCGCCTACGTGCCGCCGAAAATCTGGACCTGGAACAAGGAGAACGGCGGGCAGTTCGCCAGCATCAACCGTCCCATCGCCGGTCCCACCCACGACAAGGAGCTGCCGGTCGGCAGGCATCCCTTCCAGCTCTATTCGCTGGCGACGCCGAACGGCGTCAAGGTCACCGTGATGCTGGAGGAGCTTCTGGCGCTCGGCCACAAGGGCGCGGAGTACGACGCCTGGCTGATCAGAATCGGCAACGGCGACCAGTTCGGCAGCGGCTTTGTCGACATCAATCCGAATTCCAAGATCCCGGCCCTGATGGACCGCTCCGGCCCGGAGCCGATCAGGGTGTTCGAGTCCGGCTCGATCCTGTTCTACCTCGCCGAAAAGTTCGGCGCCTTCCTGCCGAAGGACATCAAGAGCCGCACCGAGGCGATGTCGTGGCTGTTCTGGCAGATGGGCAGCGCGCCCTATCTCGGCGGCGGCTTCGGCCATTTCTATGCCTACGCGCCGACCAAGATCGAATATGCCATCGATCGTTTTGCGATGGAGACCAAGCGGCAGCTCGACGTGCTCGACCGCCGGCTCGCCGACAACGAATATCTCGCCGGCAGCGAATACACCATCGCCGACATGGCGGTGTGGCCCTGGTACGGCGCGCTCGCCAAGGGGCTGGTCTACGGCGCCGGCGAATTCCTGTCCGTGCAGGACTACAAGCACGTGCAGCGCTGGACCGACCAGATCGCCAAGCGCCCGGCCGTCAAGCGCGGCCGCATGGTCAACCGTGTCTCCGGAGATCCCGCCAGCCAGCTTCACGAGCGGCATGACGCTAGCGATTTCGAGACCAAGACGCAGGACAAGATCGGCGAGGTGGCCGCGTCGTAG
- a CDS encoding phosphotransferase family protein, translating to MIEAELSRSVARWCEGATGVTGAAKLSGGASQETWRFDIVHPDEPIGAILRRSPKGYGAAPTRAAGLGAEAQLMQLAYEAGVPSPRVMHVLTPDDDLGTGFIMQRVEGETIARKILRDDEFAAARPRLARQIGGVLAKLHGLPRDKLPELRSRSATEEISEFERDYRSLDWPKPVFELALRWLRDHDPGPSAETTLVHGDFRNGNLIIGADGLRAVLDWELAHLGDPMEDLGWVCVNSWRFGEIDKPVGGFGSRQELFAGYEAAGRKVDPSRVKFWEVMGTLRWGIMCGGMMQRFREGPDHSMERAMIGRRASETEIDLLRLLAPRGS from the coding sequence ATGATCGAGGCTGAGCTTTCCCGCAGCGTTGCGCGCTGGTGCGAGGGGGCGACCGGCGTGACCGGCGCGGCCAAGCTGTCCGGCGGCGCCAGCCAGGAGACCTGGCGCTTCGACATCGTGCATCCCGACGAGCCGATCGGTGCGATCCTGCGCCGCTCGCCGAAGGGGTATGGCGCGGCGCCGACGCGCGCGGCAGGTCTCGGCGCGGAAGCGCAGCTGATGCAGCTTGCCTATGAGGCCGGCGTGCCGTCGCCGCGCGTGATGCATGTGCTCACGCCGGACGACGATCTCGGCACCGGCTTCATCATGCAGCGGGTCGAGGGCGAAACCATCGCGCGCAAGATTCTGCGCGACGACGAGTTTGCGGCGGCGCGGCCGCGTCTCGCACGGCAGATCGGCGGCGTGCTCGCGAAGCTGCACGGGCTGCCGCGGGACAAATTGCCCGAGCTGCGCAGCCGGTCCGCGACGGAGGAGATCTCTGAGTTCGAACGCGATTATCGCAGCCTGGACTGGCCCAAACCCGTCTTCGAGCTGGCGCTGCGCTGGCTCCGCGACCACGATCCGGGCCCTTCGGCCGAGACGACGCTGGTGCATGGCGATTTCCGCAACGGCAATCTCATCATTGGCGCCGACGGCCTGCGCGCGGTGCTGGACTGGGAGCTCGCCCATCTCGGCGATCCCATGGAGGATCTCGGCTGGGTCTGCGTCAACTCCTGGCGCTTTGGCGAGATCGACAAGCCGGTCGGCGGCTTTGGCTCGCGTCAGGAGCTGTTTGCCGGCTATGAGGCGGCTGGGCGCAAGGTCGATCCATCGCGTGTCAAATTCTGGGAAGTGATGGGCACGCTGCGCTGGGGCATCATGTGCGGCGGCATGATGCAGCGCTTTCGCGAGGGCCCGGACCATTCGATGGAACGCGCCATGATCGGCCGCCGCGCTTCCGAGACCGAGATCGATCTGTTGCGGCTGCTGGCGCCGCGGGGGAGTTGA
- a CDS encoding SDR family NAD(P)-dependent oxidoreductase has product MNLFDLSGRVAVITGGNGGIGLGIAQALAGQGCNVSIWGRNADKNKAAAASLAGLSGKVDTRVCDVTDPTSVNAAMKATLDTFGRVDGCFANAGIGGGGRRSFIERTEEEWRTMFATNLDGVFHAFQAAAKHMTARAEAGDRFGRLVATSSLASIFGTARNEHYAATKAAINALVRALGVELARHGVTANAILPGWIKSDMTSGLMANEKFVANVMPRIPVRRFGEASDFGGIAVYLMSKASSYHTADTFVIDGGYTAF; this is encoded by the coding sequence ATGAACCTTTTCGACCTTTCGGGACGCGTCGCCGTGATCACCGGCGGCAATGGCGGCATCGGGCTGGGCATCGCGCAGGCGCTCGCCGGCCAGGGCTGCAACGTCTCGATCTGGGGCCGGAATGCTGACAAGAACAAGGCCGCTGCCGCGAGCCTGGCCGGGCTATCAGGCAAGGTCGACACGCGGGTCTGCGACGTCACCGACCCGACCTCGGTCAACGCCGCGATGAAGGCCACGCTCGACACATTCGGCCGGGTCGACGGCTGCTTCGCCAATGCCGGCATCGGCGGCGGCGGCCGGCGCTCCTTTATCGAACGCACCGAGGAAGAATGGCGCACGATGTTTGCGACCAATCTCGACGGCGTGTTCCACGCGTTCCAGGCTGCCGCAAAACACATGACCGCGCGCGCCGAGGCCGGCGATCGCTTCGGCCGGCTGGTGGCGACTTCGAGCCTCGCCTCGATCTTCGGCACCGCGCGCAACGAGCACTATGCCGCGACCAAGGCCGCGATCAACGCGCTGGTGCGTGCGCTCGGCGTCGAGCTGGCGCGTCACGGCGTCACCGCGAACGCGATCCTGCCGGGCTGGATCAAGAGCGACATGACCTCGGGCCTGATGGCCAACGAGAAATTCGTCGCCAACGTGATGCCGCGAATTCCGGTGCGGCGCTTCGGCGAGGCCAGCGACTTCGGCGGCATCGCGGTGTATCTGATGAGCAAGGCCTCGTCGTACCACACGGCGGATACGTTCGTGATCGACGGCGGTTATACGGCGTTCTGA
- a CDS encoding VOC family protein, with product MFSHVMIGTNDLDKAKTFYDNLLSTLEVRPARVDGRRIFYITKTGVFSVTKPINGEAATPANGGTIGFAANSPEQVNAWHTAGIAAGGVPCEDPPGVRQGPGVNLYIAYLRDLDGNKICAMHRMAS from the coding sequence ATGTTTTCACACGTGATGATCGGCACCAACGACCTCGACAAGGCCAAGACGTTCTACGACAATTTGCTCTCCACGCTCGAAGTGCGGCCGGCGCGCGTCGACGGCCGTCGGATCTTCTACATCACCAAGACGGGCGTGTTCTCGGTGACGAAGCCGATCAACGGCGAAGCGGCGACGCCTGCGAATGGCGGCACCATCGGCTTTGCCGCCAACTCGCCGGAACAGGTCAATGCATGGCATACGGCCGGCATCGCCGCCGGCGGCGTTCCTTGCGAAGATCCTCCTGGTGTCCGTCAAGGCCCGGGCGTCAACCTCTATATTGCCTATTTGCGTGACCTCGACGGCAACAAGATCTGCGCGATGCACCGGATGGCAAGCTAG
- a CDS encoding enoyl-CoA hydratase/isomerase → MQFKHVTLDLDGSVAILKLDHQEVMNAVSVDMLGGLSEALDTIEEKKDEVRCVVLTGAGRAFCTGADLQGRNNQSKKTKAGLTLETGFHPFLRRIRNLHCPIVTAVNGPAAGAGMSFALLGDMILCARSSYFLQAFRRIGLVPDCGSTWLLPRLIGKARSIELSLMGERLPADKALEWGLVNRVYDDGVLMEEAMKLARDLASGPTVALSLIRKLYWDSPENSFEDQLNLEFQCQLHAGDTDDFREGVGAFLEKRPAQFKGK, encoded by the coding sequence ATGCAGTTCAAACACGTCACGCTCGATCTCGATGGTTCGGTCGCGATCCTCAAGCTCGACCATCAGGAGGTGATGAACGCGGTCTCCGTGGACATGCTGGGCGGTCTCTCAGAAGCGCTCGACACGATCGAGGAGAAGAAGGACGAGGTGCGCTGCGTGGTGCTGACGGGCGCAGGGCGGGCGTTCTGCACCGGGGCAGATCTCCAGGGCCGCAACAACCAGTCGAAGAAGACCAAGGCCGGCCTGACGCTCGAGACCGGCTTCCATCCCTTCCTGCGCCGCATCCGCAATCTGCATTGCCCGATCGTGACCGCGGTCAACGGCCCGGCGGCCGGCGCCGGCATGAGCTTCGCGCTGCTCGGCGACATGATCCTGTGCGCGCGCTCGTCCTATTTCCTGCAAGCGTTCCGCCGCATCGGTCTGGTGCCGGATTGCGGCTCGACCTGGCTCTTGCCGCGGCTGATCGGCAAGGCACGCTCGATCGAATTGTCGTTGATGGGCGAGCGGCTCCCGGCCGATAAGGCGCTGGAATGGGGCCTTGTGAATCGCGTCTATGATGACGGCGTGCTGATGGAGGAGGCGATGAAGCTTGCGCGCGACCTCGCCAGCGGCCCGACGGTCGCGCTGTCGCTGATCCGCAAGCTGTACTGGGACAGCCCGGAGAATTCCTTCGAGGATCAGCTCAATCTCGAATTTCAGTGCCAGCTCCATGCCGGCGACACGGATGATTTCCGCGAAGGTGTTGGCGCCTTCCTGGAGAAGCGTCCGGCGCAGTTCAAGGGCAAATGA
- a CDS encoding enoyl-CoA hydratase-related protein, protein MELNFSKVERKGPITIVTLSRPEVYNALHTDAHFELNKVFDDFSADPEQWIAIVTGSGDKAFCAGNDLKWQAAGGKRGWDKGGFAGLTARFDCDKPIIAAVNGVAMGGGFEIALACDLIIASENATFALPEPRVGLAALAGGLHRLPRQIGLKRAMGMILTARHVSAKEGLELGFVNEVVPQGEALTAALRWAEMITKNSPMSIRASKQAIQKGLGVSLEQAIEEQREYPAVKAMVASQDYIEGPKAFAEKRPPKWVGK, encoded by the coding sequence ATGGAGCTGAACTTTTCCAAAGTGGAACGCAAGGGGCCGATCACGATAGTCACGCTGTCGCGGCCCGAGGTCTACAACGCGCTGCACACTGACGCGCATTTCGAGCTCAACAAGGTGTTTGACGATTTCTCCGCCGATCCCGAGCAGTGGATCGCGATCGTCACCGGTAGCGGCGACAAGGCGTTCTGCGCCGGCAACGATCTGAAATGGCAGGCCGCCGGCGGCAAGCGGGGCTGGGACAAAGGCGGCTTCGCCGGCCTCACCGCGCGCTTCGACTGCGACAAGCCGATCATCGCCGCGGTCAATGGCGTGGCGATGGGCGGCGGTTTCGAGATTGCGCTGGCCTGCGACCTGATCATTGCCTCGGAGAACGCGACCTTCGCGCTGCCCGAGCCGCGCGTCGGGCTGGCCGCACTCGCCGGAGGCCTGCACCGGCTGCCGCGCCAGATCGGGCTGAAGCGTGCCATGGGCATGATCCTCACCGCGCGTCATGTCAGCGCTAAGGAGGGTCTCGAACTCGGCTTCGTCAACGAGGTGGTGCCGCAGGGCGAGGCGCTCACGGCCGCGCTGCGCTGGGCTGAGATGATCACCAAGAATTCGCCGATGTCGATCCGCGCCTCAAAGCAGGCGATCCAGAAGGGCCTCGGCGTGTCGCTGGAGCAGGCGATCGAGGAACAGCGCGAATATCCAGCCGTGAAGGCGATGGTGGCGTCGCAGGACTACATCGAGGGCCCGAAGGCGTTTGCGGAGAAGCGGCCGCCGAAATGGGTGGGGAAGTGA
- a CDS encoding acyl-CoA dehydrogenase family protein — protein MTKHTYIPRTTNYTLNPGDELNDLRMSDQVRPLYDHVRKFIRDTVEPMSIEFAKAGEGKEDRWSFTPKQLEVLEKAKNKAKQEGLWNFFLPDDETGQGLKNLDYAYIASELGKSPLASESMNCSAPDTGNMEVLERVGTKEQKEKWLKPLMNGEIRSAYVMTEPNVASSDAKNISTSAKLVGDEWVINGEKYYISGVGDPRCKILIVMVKTNPDAAPSKQQSQILVPRDTPGVEVLGPMYVFGQDHAPRGHMHMRFNNVRVPKENILLGEGRGFEISQLRLGPGRIHHCMRTIGKAEKALDLMVQRGLTREAFGKKIAHLGGNMQIIAQARCEIEAMRLMVLKAAKAMDVLGNKEARVWVSMVKAMVPERACKIIDQSIQMHGATGISHWTPLAEMYQDVRHLRFADGPDEVHWMVVGRHELSMA, from the coding sequence ATGACAAAACACACCTATATTCCCCGCACCACCAACTACACCCTCAATCCCGGCGACGAGCTCAACGACCTCAGGATGTCGGACCAGGTCCGGCCGCTCTACGATCACGTCAGGAAGTTCATCCGCGACACCGTCGAGCCGATGTCGATCGAATTCGCCAAGGCCGGCGAAGGCAAAGAGGATCGCTGGAGCTTCACGCCGAAGCAGCTCGAGGTGCTGGAGAAGGCCAAGAACAAGGCCAAGCAGGAAGGCCTCTGGAACTTCTTCCTGCCCGACGACGAGACCGGCCAGGGCCTGAAGAATCTCGACTACGCCTATATCGCATCCGAGCTCGGCAAGAGCCCACTGGCATCGGAGAGCATGAACTGCTCGGCGCCTGATACCGGCAACATGGAGGTGCTGGAGCGCGTCGGCACCAAGGAGCAGAAGGAGAAGTGGCTGAAGCCGCTGATGAACGGCGAGATCCGCTCCGCCTATGTCATGACCGAGCCGAACGTCGCCTCCTCCGATGCCAAGAACATCTCGACGAGCGCAAAGCTCGTTGGCGACGAATGGGTCATCAACGGCGAGAAGTATTACATCTCCGGTGTAGGCGATCCCCGCTGCAAGATCCTCATCGTGATGGTGAAGACCAACCCGGATGCGGCGCCGAGCAAGCAGCAGTCGCAGATTCTGGTGCCGCGCGACACGCCCGGCGTCGAGGTGCTCGGTCCCATGTACGTGTTCGGCCAGGACCACGCGCCGCGCGGCCACATGCACATGCGCTTCAACAACGTGCGCGTGCCCAAGGAGAACATTCTGCTCGGCGAAGGCCGCGGCTTCGAGATCTCGCAGCTTCGGCTAGGCCCGGGCCGCATCCATCACTGCATGCGCACTATCGGCAAGGCCGAGAAGGCGCTCGATTTGATGGTGCAGCGTGGCCTCACCCGTGAAGCCTTCGGCAAGAAGATCGCCCATCTCGGCGGCAACATGCAGATCATCGCGCAGGCGCGCTGCGAGATCGAGGCGATGCGGCTGATGGTGCTGAAGGCCGCCAAGGCCATGGACGTGCTCGGCAACAAGGAGGCCCGCGTCTGGGTCTCCATGGTCAAGGCCATGGTGCCGGAGCGAGCCTGCAAGATCATCGACCAGTCGATCCAGATGCACGGCGCCACGGGCATCTCGCACTGGACCCCGCTCGCGGAGATGTATCAGGACGTGCGCCATCTCCGCTTCGCGGATGGTCCGGACGAGGTGCACTGGATGGTGGTGGGACGCCACGAGCTGAGCATGGCGTGA